DNA sequence from the Vicia villosa cultivar HV-30 ecotype Madison, WI linkage group LG3, Vvil1.0, whole genome shotgun sequence genome:
CACATTGCTTCAAACTGAGTCTACAAACGTTAAATTAAtactaaatattatattttctcATATACTTATCTCTTGATTGTTTAACCAATATTCAAGGTCACTTGTTAGTATTTTTAGTAAAATATTAAGATGATAATcttttaaatatatgtttttgtGAATTATTGTGAACATGACAAAAGACATCACTATCACAAGAATATAAACTTGTAAGATAGCTGGATGATTATGTAACGCTGAGCCGAATTATATTGATGCCATTGCCATCCAAACCAACTCACACCCGAGCTAGCATTGTGTTCTTTGGTTCCTTGGAAGCTTAGGAAAAGATGCTTactttgtaaaataaataaaaaattgtgtgGATTTTTTTGGTTACCTTAGGTCGCACTTTTCAACCGTTAATTATTTTTGACGTCATCTTCATAAATATTAGAAGTGACTTTGTAAAAATCAGACAGAGAATGAGCTTATTCATATTTGTCTCTTTTTGAGAGAGTTTTGGACTAATTCCCCTCTCCTTTTTTTTATATTACCTTTCTTGTTTTAAtatataacatttatttatttattttttaataaaaaaagtctTTGTTGAGATAGTTGCTTATTTTTCTACATGTCTTTGGCGTCGGATCTTTAAAAAAAGTCGGAGTTGAGAGATATCTGTTTCACACTGAAACTGTAGATTTGGATATTTTTAGCTTCTTGTTTTTATTTGCAAGCTAGTCTCCTTTGTGATTCTTCCGTTGTTAGTACTATTTGTGAATCAATTTGAGACTCTCTTGTACCCTTATTTGATTATAGTTGAGCTATTTCTTTGGTCTAAACAATTCATGGTTTTACTCTCATATCAAAGAGTTTTTCACTTTAAAATATAGGTGTTCTCTTGTGCATTTATTTGTTCGATTTGCTGCCATATATTTGTTGTTAATCCTCATAGGTTCTTACAAGTTTGGGGAATTTCATATCTGTTGTGTGTTGGTCTAGTAATGTGTGTTAATTTTCCATCAAGAATgagaaaaaaaatacacaaaatcaGCTACAAAATAGAGAAAAGAGGAGAAAATTCTATTCTAATTTTTTTAGAGGGCGGGTTTTGCAACATTAGTGTTTACCTTTTGACCGTTCGGATATTCAAAGCAAAGTTTGAGCTGAGAGATATTTGCTTCGCACCGAAGTTGCAGATTTGGATAATTTTTCAACTTCTTAATTCTTATTTGTAAGCTAGTTTGCTTTGTGATTTCACTGTTGTTAATTAGTTTGTGAATCACTTTGAGACTCTCTTGTACCATTATTTGACTATAGTGGAGCTATTTCTTTGATATGAACGACTCGTAGTTTTTAGTCTCATATTAAGCAGTTTTCCACGTCAAAATATTGGTGTTCTCTTGTGCCttaatttgtttgatttgttgTCATATATTGGTTGTTGATCCTTATAGGTTACAACAAGTTTGAAGAATTTTATATTCGTTGTGTATTGGTCTGTTATTGTGTGTTAATTTCTCACCAagaatgagagaaaaagagaCACAAAATCAATTACAAAAGAGAGAAAAGTTGATAGAATCATATTTCAGATTTTCTGCATttagtctcactaaatcgaagattacggattcgttaaccgttggatcaagCTCAGATTTGGATGACATGTTCATCTTACTCTCCATTAAAGTTGGAATCTGTATAGCCATACACTTCTGCATTTTTCTTCATATTCTTCTCACTTAGCATCAACACACCATTGTCGATTGTCCCTTTAATGTATTTCAGCACTCTCTTGAAAGTAGTGAGATGACATTCTTGTGACTTCTCTATAAACCTACTCAAAAGCCCAATACTTTGGCAAATTTCAGTTTTTGTATTGCATAAGTACCTTAGAAATCCAATGATTTGTTTGCACAGTATCACATTTACAAACTCAtcatttgtttcttttttcaacTTTTCTCATGTCTCTAATGGTGTGATTGATGTATTACAGTTGCTTATCTTGAACCTTTTCAAAATGTATTGAGCATACTTCTTTTGGTGCAAGAGTACTCCTTCACTTGTGTCTTTAAACTCCATCCCTAAGAAATATGAAAAAATTCCCAAGTCAGACATTTCAAATTCTTACACCAGTTCAATCTTGACCCTTTTATTTCTGCCTCATCTGCACCTGTGATCAACAAATCATCCAAATATAGACATATGATGATTCTACTAACCTTGTTTGCATCATTGATATGCACTCCTTGCTCTGAAACATGCTTTTGTGAAACCTCCTTTGGTCAAAAAGTTGTCTATCCTTTTATTCTAAGTCCTTGGGgcttgcttcaaaccatataGAGTCTTCCTTAATTTGTACACTTTCAGTTCCTATCCTTTGATTTTGAATCTTGGTGGTTGGCTAAAATAAATCTCTTCATCCAATGGTCCATTCAGGAATGCCAACTCAATTGATGTATCTTCAATCCTTTGTATGCTGCAGTCGGCACAATAACCCTGATTGTCTCCAACCTCGCGCAAGTGCATATACTCAATTGAAGTTGATACCAGAATTTTGTAGAAAACCTCTTCCCGCCCGTCTTTCCTTATACTTGGAAATTTCACCACTTGGACTCAATTTCAACTTGAATCACACCAATTGGCTTCTTGCTTGATCTTTCGACAAGTTTCCATGTCTTGTTTTTCTTAATTGCCCCGAATTCTTATTTCATTACTACCAACTAATTTGAATAATTCATAGTTTTATCCATATTAGTTGGTCCTGGTTCATCCATCATCACTTCTTCTGTGAGGTCACCATATGCATTAATTTTTTGATCTGGAAAGGTGAGGTCACCATATGCATCAATTTCTTGATCTGGAAATCTTTCATCAGTTAGCCTTGTCGACTCTATTCTTATCCTAGTCTATTTTATATTATGTTCGAGTGGTTCTTCATTTTACTGGTCTACTTCAAGCACAGTTGGGAGAGTCTATTGCACATGTCAAACTTCCTCCTGAATAGCCATATAGTTTTAAATGTTTGTTATTGAAATATTGTCGTCGCTAAAACTTGCAATTGTGATAATGGAATTTGTAATTATAGAGATGGCATTTGGCATAGAATTTCGTACAAAAATAATTAGGGACGTTAATATTATACTGAATTCAGGACAAATTAAACCCCCTCGCCTATGACATCACTACTAAACAACACATTAAGTTCAGTAAAAAACAATGTCATGTCttcaattattttcattttatcaaacaATCAATTAAATAACATATAGAACTTTTAAATGCCCAagtgaaaaacaaaataaattgtaaatttcattttaaattaaataattaaaataaagctGACTTGCATATGCCAAGACGCTAGTATAGATATGAACCGCACTTCTACAATTAAAAAGACAGAAGAAACACAGTAATACAATTCAGTTTGATCAAATTCAACTAAACACCCCTTAACCGTTTGACAAGTACTCGTTTTAAAATTAGAATCGTGATAGTACATGTCATTGTCTGCACGGCTGCCATAATGCAGCATAACTCGATCATTTGACAAACTTGTGTGATGTATTTCCGGCTCAAAACATGCACTGCCATAAATATCCATGGCTCTGAGAATTTCAGAATAGATTTTATTCTTTTCCAAAATCAGCATTGTAGTGAGCACTAGATTCAAGTTTCTTTGCCTCATTCAATTTCCTTACGGCCTGGAAGCAATGTAAAGAGATACAGTAAGGTAGAGCCTTCATACAAAGGAAAAACTGCTTCCTGAATAAAGCAAGAGCTTACCTTCATGAAATCTTCGTGGATAACATAGTCCCGCTCTGCACGAATTGCTGACATTCCAGCTTCGGTGCACACATTTCGGAGATCAGCTCCATTAAAACCCTGCCAATTTTGTAACAGATAATACATTATACATTTGGCAAATGTCAGTTAATGTAACCCAAGCCACCTGGACTTACCTCTGCAAGCTTCACAACGGCTTCGTAGTCTATTTCACCATGCTTAGCAATTCCAGCTGCATGAATCTTAAGAATTTCCATCCTTGATTGTTCATTTGGCAATGGAATTTCTATTTTTCTATCCAATCTTCCAGGACGTAGGAGAGCAGGGTCAAGTACATCAGGTCGGTTTGTTGCCATGATCATTTTAACCTGCAAtagaaattcagagagcaatgtCATTATTATCAGTCGATCCTCAAGAATTAAAATCAATAATGAGAAAAGGCTGATTCTTATATATTTGTGTTATTTTGTGTCATttgaaatatataatataatgaaGGGAAAAAAACTCTGCTATTACTAAATATCCTATATCTTAAAAAATGTTGATTTTAACTAAGTGATTAGGCTCAACTCAAGTGGTTAATAAACTCCATTAAAAAATGGATCTTCGAGAGAACCAAAGTTTGAATTCTGAGAACAATTCTTGGCCCGACTTTACTTACTTGCCAACCGAACTCCGAATTACTAGGCCCCCTTCCCCTTGGAATCAGATAGTTAACGccaaaaaaatgttgattatgaaCTTTACAAAAAGAAAAAGGTCATAAAATAGTAACACATTAGTTTAATAAATGATGAGCACAAAAGTCACTTCTTAGCATTTCCGTCACCGTTGCAAATGCGTCTTTGAATGTTCAAAGACACTAAAAAAAGGTCACTTCTTAACATTTTCAAATCACCGTTGCAAATGTGTCTTTGAAAGTTCAAagacaaaaatgtgaaaaatactAGTCCCTGTAAGAGAGTATAGGATATGGAATTTAATTGTGAAAAATACGTGTCTAAGTTGTCTGGCGCTAGTCGTACAAGTGTGGTACAGTGTCAGACACCGATCCACTGAGTTTTtaagcaaaagaaaaaaatattaaggaCACTTGTCAGTAAGAATGCCGGACACCGCGACACACTTAATTTTAGAGGTGTCCACGAGGTTTTTTATGTTAACCCTCCAGTCCTCAGGTAAGTAAAGGCTGGCTAAAAATTGTTCAATACAGGATTTGAACTCAGGTTCCCCCGAACTATTCGTTCTCAAGTGAAACTCATGAACCACTTGGTCCCAACCACAAGATGATTATTTTCAAATCAAGTAAAAGAGAGTAGATAAATAAGATATACCTTTCCAAGTTGATCAAAACCATCAAGTTGATTAAGCAGCTCCATTAATGTTCTCTGAATCTCACGATCTGCACTTGTTCCCTCACTGAAACGACGACCACCAATAGCATCGATCTCATCCATAAAAATGATGCAGGGCTAAGAAAACAGAGGAGGTTTAGAACTTCTTTCAAGTTGATAAACCTATAGGAAGACAACTAAACACAAGAATATCACCTGGTGATCACGTGCATATCCAAACATCTCTCTTATTAACCTGGCACTTTCTCCAATGTACTTATCAATTATGGCACTTGAAACAACCTATATTAGGGAAAAAGGGAAGGTAAATACATTTTTCAGTCAATTCAAAACACATAGAATTGATAGAAGATTCATAATCCAACCTTTAGGAAGTTAGCATCTATATTGCTGGCAATAGCCCTTGCTAACAATGTTTTACCCGTACCAGGAGGCCCATAAAGGAGAACACCCTGAAAGATGAGGATATAAAGAAATGTCAAGTGTAATAGTTATACGTATGGCTAAATAAGAGTTTGTTTGGTTTGCAAGAACGGTTgctatttttgtttttacttaatAGAATGGCATACTATTTTCAATGCCTCTTGTTTTGAATGATTTTACGGCaaataatgaaaacaaaaaaaagtaCTATACAAATGTATGAAATCAAGAATAAAACAGAAAAATTGTggaatttttgtaaataaaaataaaaacagaacGTTACTGCGTAGTACAAAACATTCCAAAAAAAGTAGAAATTTAGAAGACGACATTGCTAAAGATACACACTAACACTGATACATACCAGATACTGTAAATTGCAGTGAAAAGTTGATTACCTTGGGAGGTTTAATTCCAACTCTAAGAAAGAGCTCGGGATTCATTAGAGGCAATTCAATTGATTCCCTCAATTCCCTGATCTGATCAGATAAACCACCAACAGCAGAGTAACTAATATTACCGGGATCTTCATGAAGCATATTGTACACAACTGGATCAACCTAGCAACCAAATTGATAGAGGTTAGTGACAAGCAATCGTGGAAAAGTATTTGGAGATTTTtagaataaagaaaaacaaactaGAGAACCGAAAAGGTCACAAACACATtccatcaaataacaacaaagagAGAATAACTTACTTCACGAGGAAGAGCACGCATTATGGTGAGTGTTGTCATATCAAGAACCACTCTAGTCCCCGAAGTGAGCTTTTCCTTGTCCACTTTACTGCGGCAGCCAACCACATATCTTGGACCACTACTTGCTTTAACAATCactaaaataacaaaaacataaagatTTTAGACACATTGATCCATTCTTACCTTCATATCAATCAAGAATAAGATACTGGTTTTTGAGTAGGTGGATCACACATAcaagttataacaaaaaaaaatatcaaagagCGAATGAGATACACATGTTCAATATATcataagaaacaaaaaaaaaaaaatcgaggATAAAATATCTTCATGCAACAATCCAGGTTTAGTATGTAACAAACAACTTGCTGGTAACACTGGTAACACAAATGATCAAAAAGGATAACCTAAATATAGATGTCGTGATGATAAGAATGAAGTTGCAGAATTTGATAGCATGAGATCAGTGTTATCAAATATACGGCATAGCAGATATGCATGGTGGTTTTTGGGCTCACTACAATTGAAAATAATGGCCGGTATTGCGGGTTATTCCGCTATAATGGCACCACAAAGCAACCGATATGGCGGGATTTCGGCTATCCGCCATTGACAACCCTGCATGAGATGACAATaatacaaaaaaagaaaagagcaatTACATCGTTCATTATCAAGAGGCCTGAGAACTTCGCCAATTATCTGGCCAACACTTTGAAGAGACTTCAAATCATCCTCCGTTTTGTTGAACTCTTTCTTTGAAGCTCGCAAATTCTCCCTCACTGCATTTTCAATTTCGAAACCAAAGTCACTATTATAATCCACAAGTATTCAATTCCATCAtcggaaaaagaaagaaagatatCAAACCATAATAAAGAAGTAACACAACTAAAACTGATTGCTATTGTAAAATCATAATCATAACCAGAATTAATAATTTCCAATTTCGAAGAACAGGACTTGCTAAAAATAGATTGTAACAAGCCTAGCATAGATGATATCTTTGATTAAGAACTATAATCAGATTTCATTGCTCAACTTGGAAATTATTTACTTCACCAAAACAATCTCAACGAGACTTCAAACTAATTTTAACAATAGATCCAGTTGATAATCTTAACCTAATTTCGAAAAAACAAGTAAAATTATCAAGACGACGATTCTCCTAGATCATCCAAAAAAACCTAATTCAAGAAATTGATAGGGTTTTCCGATTCCAAGCAAATCAATTACTAAAAAAGCTAAAAGCACAAACAGTAACACTACGAATTTGGAGAATAACTGAAAAGTGAAAACGATGAGGAATTTTAGATTCTGTTACAAGCGAAGGAAAATCGATGAAGAAAAAGAGAGACGAACCGGATCGAACTCTGGATTCCAATTCCTTGTGCTGAAGGAGCTTCTTCCGATACTCGGCGACCGCGGTACGGCGTCGCACGGCGTCTTCTGTGTCCGCCATGGTTGCGGTGCTACGAAATTG
Encoded proteins:
- the LOC131660203 gene encoding 26S proteasome regulatory subunit 10B homolog A; translation: MADTEDAVRRRTAVAEYRKKLLQHKELESRVRSVRENLRASKKEFNKTEDDLKSLQSVGQIIGEVLRPLDNERLIVKASSGPRYVVGCRSKVDKEKLTSGTRVVLDMTTLTIMRALPREVDPVVYNMLHEDPGNISYSAVGGLSDQIRELRESIELPLMNPELFLRVGIKPPKGVLLYGPPGTGKTLLARAIASNIDANFLKVVSSAIIDKYIGESARLIREMFGYARDHQPCIIFMDEIDAIGGRRFSEGTSADREIQRTLMELLNQLDGFDQLGKVKMIMATNRPDVLDPALLRPGRLDRKIEIPLPNEQSRMEILKIHAAGIAKHGEIDYEAVVKLAEGFNGADLRNVCTEAGMSAIRAERDYVIHEDFMKAVRKLNEAKKLESSAHYNADFGKE